CACCATCTTTAGTAACTGCATCTTTCTCTGTCATTAATCTCTTTTTCTGTGCAAAATATCTCCAAGGAGCCTGCAACGCTCACCTGTGTATAAAAGACCGGATATGTCTCAAGTCATGTTTAAAACTGACTTTGTTTCATAAGTCTCCATAAAGAGAGAGACGGATTTTAAACACTGGTGATCTGTTGGACGTTCCTTGACCTGTAAATGCGTACACAGTATCGGCACGTGATGTCGTGTATGGTTATATAAACCTGTCTCATTACCACTGTGAGTCTGTGGTATAAGAATCTGGCacatttctgtgcttttttttcctttttcttttttttttttaattttgaggTGAGATGTCTTGTTTGACAGATGTTGAACAGCCCCATTTCCAAAAACGTTGGGATGTGgcataaaattttaaataaaaacttaaagcaCGGACCTGCAAATCCTAGAGACAAATTCAAAAtgctgcattttcttttctgaaCTATGAAATGTGTCCGTTTTAACATTAAATATGTTGTCTTTGTACTCATATATATCTAGAGAGAGAGTTTAAATGtgtagctttttgtttttattttgttttatgcagTGTTCGAACATTTTTGGAAAGTGGGATTGTGTAATAAAGCTGCAAAAATAGAACCACTCTGATTTCTGTGTTCTTTTATTATACATGAAGCTAAACACTAAAGAGGGCATATGGAGTCCAGTTAAATGGCTTTTTGTGTTTGGCATTCACACAAATCACATTTAAATTctaggaaaaaaatattgcttGACTCCTTtttaatctccaaaagttgattctgaaacgtttcgtcactcatccaagtgacttctgcagtcagctgagactgcagaagtcacttggatgagtgacgaaacgtttctcccacaaaacgctacgtccagatgaacagaatcaacttttggagatttactttcctggattattgagaatgcatcaagacactcCTTTTTAATGTTTCCGCTAACACTTGAAACGTGCATCAAAATTCAGTTATTCAACATTTTGCAATGTTGAATGACttcaaatccttttttttttttttttttttttttttttaagtagagggaagttaaaacttttctttgcaTTGTGTTGCCACGCTGACAGCTGAAACAGGCTCCAATGCTCCAGAGGTtggataaatatatatatatatatatatatatgcactgtTTTCATCACGTCACACTACGATTATTCCAAAATATCTTGAGCCTGTAAAAGGTCCTCTTCAAATTAATGAACTATGTGTTTCCTTATTTCCTGTCATAAACATGCTGTTACGGTGGTGGATGCTCATGTTAAGCATGTCCAAAATGTTCagtaataagataagataacctttattagtcccacacgtgggaaatttgttttgtcacagcaggaagtggacagtgcaaaagttatatagcaaaattagaatacaataagaataaaataaaatactatatacagtagaataaatagaataaaatatacaataggattaaaaatagaatgcaaatgctttatacaactgagtaagaatacaactttgtcagaaaaagagtattgcacttagtgttattgcacatttgtggatgtgtgcgtttgatcagttggagtctttgttgtggagtctgacagcagtggggaggaaagacctgcgaaatctctccgtcccacaccgtgggtgccgcagcctgccactgaaggagctgctcagtgctgtcagagtctcctgcatggggtgggagatgttgtccatcagggatgacagcttagccaccattctcctgtcactcaccacctccactgggtccagagggcatcctagaacagagctggcccttctaatcagcctgttcagtctcttcctgtccccagcagagatgctgccgccccagcagaccacaccgtaaaagatggctgaggccaccacagagtcatagaaggtcttcaggagtgggccctccactccaaacgacctgagtctccgcagcaggtacagcctgctctgccctttcctgtagagggcgtctgaattatgagtccagtccagtttgttgttcagatgaacaccaaggtacctgtagctgtccacagcctcaatgtccataccttggatgttcagtggttgcagtggaggatgtttgtgcctgcggaagtctaccaccagctccttggttttactggcgttgatctggaggtagttcagctggcaccagtccacaaaatGAGGTCAGTGTATGTACGAGTAACGCCTGTAAATCAAAAGCTCAGACTTAAGAGTTTAGACTGCTCTTAACACcaagttttttttcctactcctggctctgtatgatgtcagggAGAGTGGCTACCCTAATAGGTTCATCTCAGCTTCAGAGCTCCAACCACTTGCTGTTCAAATCTTTAACTTGCAAAGGGCAGCCAAGGAAACTGGCTTAAATGGAGAGAAGCTGAAATGCATCATTTCAGACAAGCAGGTGAATTTGGGAGGGAAGGGAGGGGGTCTGTAACAATCCTCTATTGGAGCTGGAAATCTGAATAATTAGGTTTGATTGTAGCAGCATAAGGGCTTCAACgacattttaacatttattttaaaaagcaaatacaTAACGTGATAAATTTGTGTCTTACATGGAACACATAGAGGCATCCCCTCTGCTGGCTCATAAGAGGCGATTGTTCTCTCAAGCAGTCAAAAACAGTTGAGAGTCCTGAGGGTGTTTTTCAGGGTCCCCTGGGGATCTGTTTCAGCACCATATGCTCTCTTCTGCTGTTGAACCTCTCTCACACCAACTGTTGCACTGCACTGACCTTTAACCTCAGAATTCATAAGCGCAGTCGCAAACCCACAGCTGATGTATTTGGTCAGATAAGTCTTCCTCATGACTGATCGCCTTCCCTCCCCTCCCTTAATGTTGTCGGCctgtcagctgtcattttcCGTTAGCAGATTGAGGCAGTGTGCAGGGGTTAACTCTGGTGTCAGCATAAAATCCGACCACACATTCATGATGTGTAATATCTGAATGGTACATGGactggttctttttttttcctactgtaATTCAGCACTCAAAAGTGCTTTATGCAACTTTCCTCTTACACCCACTCACACCTGTTCATGCaagcactttttctttcttttttttcctgtacaaGTGCTtctaatattcacacacattcatactctgatggatgcattggagagaaacctggggttagtatcttgcccaaggacaaaGTCTTAAGACTCAGCTTTTGATTCATGGTGGTTAATTGTATGTACACTGACCTCATTACTGGAAATATCTGACTAAAAATGTACATTTCCTATGATGCTGTGAGTTTGCATCAGGTACGTTTTGGTTAAATGAAAGCTTTGGGGATTTCTGTGGTAGACAGAATGGGTGTGTGGGTGTAATTTAATGTGTCTAAGTACCTTTGATAACATCTTGAAGGTGTGTTTGGGTAAGAAGCATACATTTATGGACTTAACTGTCTGAAACTAGATATGACTGGCTAACAGTCCTACATTAGACAGGCACTGGATTTATCATAACATCCCAGGTTTTGAGCTATTAAACATAAGTCATAAGCATAGAAACACTTTCTGTATATTGACTATCTTAAAGCCATTTTGTGCTAGCTAGCTGGTGAAACAGCCTGCTCCAAATTTtccttattttaaaaataatttgaccTCCCTCATCATGTTTTCGTTGAATCTGTTAGTTCACACAAAATAATACTGAGAGGAACAGAAATACCAGACAAAGGGGAGTGAAACTAGCACAAGTGCAGTTGTCTGAGTTTGATTCTAGTGTGAttcatttgtttcatttcacTTTATAACCTTTAGATCATAACATTGTTAGAACCTGTTCCACACCTCCTCTTTCAGAGTTAGgttttagggttagggttagaatATGGCATTTGCAACGACTGGGGAAAAGAGTGCACTATGTCAAAAGATGTCCTCACACAGATATCcctgcaagtgtgtgtgtgtgtgtgtgtgtgtgtgtgtgtgtgtgtgtgtgtgtgtgtgtgtgtgtgtgtgtgctgactgAGCCCTGGTGAAGAATCTGGACACTTGGACCATTttagtaccccccccccccccccacccccccaaaccGCCACACACTTTGACGCTCCGCTGTCAAACAGTGGCTCAAAGCTTTGATCAGCTCCTCTTCGCATTTGTTTCCTCCGACGCTCACACCCAGAGCCTCCAAGCCCCCTCCACCTACTCCACCGGGGGTTGATAATTAGCCTGCCTCCTCCTCCAGTAATCCAGGATCATCAGACAGTGAACAACGTGCTCAACGTGCGGTTCCCCCACCTAGGTTATTAGCTGTAACCTAATGGTTGTGAAATATGACATGTTATTTACTTTTACGAGTAGAAACAGGTGGAAGTATCTTTATGGCTCTGCGTAAGTATACCTATACTATAATCAATCCAGTCGTTTTTGGCGAATGAAAATATCTTTATAGAAGTCTTGTGttatatttgttgcaatttctgcTGCCCTTTTGGCCAGATCACTCGTAAAAAACAGGCATTTTAATGTCAACGAGACTTTTtagctgcataaataaaggatatataaacATCACTTTGCCAAGAATGGATTTCAGCTTCTAGCTGGTGAGAGAAACGTTGATTGTGGCTCAGAATGACTTGTTGTTGGTGGGATGACAGATATGTTTGACAGATTATGCGCCAGCAAGTCATTTATAGCTGTTTAAATGGGGGAAatcgttttaattttttttgggcaaataccggaaatcactttctggcacaacacctggcTCTTACTGCATGCGATTATAGGAGGGATGAGGGGACGTGCCCCTTTGTGAGGACCTCCGACGGTGCGTCTGGGTGACTGGTCCAGACAGGATCTAACACGCATTTGTTAACACGGTCATTGTGACAGAGGTGAGAGCGAAGACACTTTCGGAGAGGTGCGACTGCTTTACGCGCGCGCGCGCATGCACGCACTGTATGAATCAGTGAAAGTTTAAGTGGAGGACATACTTTTCCTTTTGAATGCACTGGGCTACTTATTCAAGTGTTTGGGTTGCTGTTGCTTTCGGTTTGCTTTATCAGTATTTTCAGACACAAACACGTTGACCCAGTTTATCTCTTCTATTCCAAAGCTGGAGTCAGGTCAGACAAAGAAGTTTTCAGTTACgttattttatttagaaaaattcAGACATTTTATTCGCAAGACATTTCTAAACACCTTTACAACATAAAATGGTCATTCTTAAAGGAACTACTGGTCCGATAAACTAAAGGAACCTCTGAAATGCAATagaaatatttatattaattgGGGCATCGCCCGACTTCTCAGTTTCTAAAAAGAGCTTTTCTCCTTGTACAAATCCTATTTACACTGAAGTATAGACCAAACAAGAGGGAGAGTCCTGCACTGTTGCCTTTTCTGTGCTTTGTTGGGTGTTGAGAGGGATTGCTTTTTGTTTCTCCAGGTGTAAAGATAAGTCACAAGAGGACTCAAAGCCAGGGTGTTACTACTGAAAAGAACAGAAGGACTATTTTTCTGAGCCTCCAGCTGAAAGGGTAGCAGAGAGAGTAGCAGATCCCTCTGATGGCATAAAGGAGAATccacttttaattttaaatatatataaatgtaaaagtaCTCCAGGAATGACTTCTGATGAAatgttcttttacattttctgaTTCCAAACATTTCCCAGAATTGGGGGAAATCTCTGTAAACTTGTATTCAGGTGTGACTGTGAAGAAAATCCATCTGTACGCCGGTATTCAGAATCACTGCAGAGTGATCAGCTGAGGCTTTTGTTGGTGCCTAAATTGGTCTCTTATAGAACAGACTTTAATTATTGGGCATCAGTGCCATTAGTTCAGGAGGCctaagaaaaaaatccatgcATGTAGTCAGCCTTCTTAACCGGTCTTACAGGAGGCCAAAACTGGTACAGCCACAAAATCCTCTTGTATTGTAGGGTGGAATTTTCTCTTTCAGTGGGACGCGCTGTGTCACACCATAAAAATGAAAGCCCATAATCCCCCTTTCAACACATCCCAACTGTATTCCATCCAAACTCCCACCACTACTCTACCAAGGTCTCCACATAGACCGGGGGTAGGTCATGGTGGGCATACTGGGAGGCTCCCTGTTCTCCATGCCCTCTGTAGAGCTCTGGTTGTGATCACTGTCAGTCTCATCCAGGTCAGAGCACAAGTCTTCACTGGACATGGAGGAAGGGGCTGGGGAGAGGGCAGAAGATGACCCGCAGGAGAAACTCCGTTCACCAGGAGAAGCGAGAGAAGTGCAGAGCGCCTCGCTGCCTCCATGCCAAGTGCTGCTGGTGCTGTTGCCCTCAGAAGTGTCCGTGATTAGATCCGTCAGCATGTCCTGGAGGTGGTCCTCATTCAGGGGCATGCACTCCAGGAGATGGTTGAGGAGCTCAGCCGCCACCGTCGCATCTATCCCAGGACAGCTGGACACAAACATGTGGACCTCGTGCATGCACTGGATGTAACCAGCTGCAAACCGCTCGTTGGCTTCTCGGTTTAGTGTCTCTGCCTCTGTGAGAGGAGAGACACGACTGCTCAGCATCCAAAGCATTGATAATACAAGACTGAAGAACTCCTACTTTATTGACTGCAGACACGTGACAGCTAAATGTTTCTCCTTCACTACACTACAATTACTTAACAGCTAAAAATGTTACTTTTCAACCTTTTATGTGATAAAATATCACTTCCTCTTATAAGATAATTGCAAATTGCTCTAGCTCTACATATAAGCATGTTGATACAAACCTCCGATGGTGACCATTCTGCGGAAAAAGTGCTTTTTCTTGTAAAATACTGTATAAGATATTTAGATGAGAGTTAATGGTATGAAACACACGGAAATTGTAATTTAAAAGACCCCACTGAGGTCTTGTTTGCTCATCACTGTCTATATCAAGCATTTCCTGACTCTTCACATGCTCTTTTATTAGAGCAGGGTGAAAATGTACGCCTGTCTTGCCATAATAATGAGAGTAATTCTATCAATAATAAAACGCTTGAGTATTGCATTATTTGGCACTCTGAGCGCTCAACAAAACAGATCTTTACTCTTTTATAGTTACACGGGCTGGATAAATTTGAGCACACCTTGTTTCCGGTTCTTCAGTATGTCCTCCACCTTTTTCACGGTCAGCTCCAGCACCTCTGCGTTCTCCATCTTGGAATGAAACTGAGGAATGAAACCAGATGAGCACCACCAAGACCACAGTTTACGCCTTCATTGTGGCGCAGAGCAAAAGTGAAACTCCAGTGCAGGAGCTGTGTGCGCTCCGTACTCACGTCTGTGTCTGCCAGCAAAGTCCGCAGCTCCTGCAAACTCTCGTTGATGCGAGCTCGCCTCTTCTTCTCCACCAGAGGTTTCCTCGTCTGCGGGAGCACAGAAAGAAAGCACTTCAGTGACATGAGGAAAGAAGCACCATTCAAAGTCATAAGTGTCCACCTGTCCGCGGTTAGTGCGCAAAGGCAACCCAGCGTCATTCATCTCTCACTAAAGCATGTAACTAACTTTGAATCATTGAGGGTTTCCTCTCAAACTAACCATCCCTGCCTCATAACTGTGCACACGCAGCGTTAAAGCGGCGTGACAAGTGCGTCACTGCCAAGTGTCTCCGGACAGTGGATCCACCGGTCCCCTACCTTTCTATCCGCTTTCTGTATCCCGCAGTAGGACTCATCTTCATCTTTCACATCAAGTCCGAGGCCGTTTGGCCGAGCCGAGGGGGCCATGTTGGTTGGATCGCCGTTACTGTGGCTTCTCCCACCGCTGCTCGTACCTCCTGAGTGGTCCTCGAGGGGCAGCTGGCAAACGGAACCGGTTAGAGGCTGAAAAAAAATCGACAAACTCGTAGGCGAGGCGAGGCGCCCTCTGTTTATTGTGTAATCCTAGTCAGACGTGCTGCTGGCGCTGAGTGGCTGTTGTTAGTATTTATAGGGGCTTATTAACATGTGAATAGGGGCTGTGCTGCTCTCGCTGGGGGACAACAGAGCGCACACGGTCGGAGCCAATGAGCGCTCTCCCCCTTTGTCTGCGGTCAGCCCAGGTCTGCGCCCCGAGGAGCTGGACTGGCTTTAATCAGACAATTTGTTGGGTTAGGGGAGCGAACGCTCGTTTTTTGTCCCCCTTTCAGTTAGTTTCAGTGAACTGCTCGCACTTATAATTCATCCGCACAAAACGAATCGGCACACAGAAACAGAGTAGAGTGTTAGAATagtgctgtttgtttttattttcgtTTGACTGTCCATATGTTAGAAGAAGCCTCAAATATAAGTTTAACTCAAGACAAAAATGAAATTCTTCAGGCTATCAAATATAAACCAGTCAGTTACTTATTCAAACCAGCCCAACCAAAATGATTGCAGCACGATGCTATTCTACACCACATCGAGGCATTTAAACCCTGCCCCGTCTCTTTTCTGCCCGACCTCTTTTCCTCTTTGCTGGCTTTTGTGTCCGAGCCTCAGCAGATTTACCCGTCTGTTTGGCGGATGTAACGCGATGCCTTCAGttggcagctgctgctgctggcggcCCCTCGGCCAAAACTGAATCAGTTCGGGGAATTAAGGGCCCTTCTCCAAAGAAAGCGACAGGTGTTGGCCTGCGCCTCGTTTGTTCTCCCCGTTGTTGTTGTGACTTCTGATTTGTGCGCAACTGCATTCTCACATTGGCTGCTGTGCAACGTGGACGacgttttttcccccttttttatgTGTGTTCAAACACACTGCAATATACTTATTTGCACAACTGTGAATAAGTCAAAAGCTGTTCTCATAATACCAATTTTGATGATTTAATTCGCCTGGAATTCGTTAGGGTGCTCTGCTGGTGAGCGTGCATATGGCGCATTGAGAGAACCCTCTGGCCTGGTTATTACATGTTTTGTTTACGTCATTTTTATTCAGATCACCCTCACAGCAGAGCAGAGTGGCTGGGTCAGCGTGCATCTGTGAAAGCTTCCAGGTAAATGCAGGGCTGCGTGTTAAGTTCGTGTTTTACGCGCTGTTTCCATAACTGCGCAGCAGCATTTCCGCTAAGACGCGCCACTGAAGCCCCGTGCCccgaatgaatgaatgaatgaagccCTTCAGACCTTTGAagtgaaggttttttttttggcaccTCGCCACCCCCAGATCTCTTGTTCCAGAGAGCTTTAATGGTGTGGACTGTGGAGAGAGCAGCTGTCTCGGCTCGCTTTTGTTGGCGAGCTCCGCCGAGGGACCAGGCGTCCCCctttctgtctccctctctccctctctcttcagACCAGCCGCCTGGCTCCATGTGGCGGCCAATCACAGGGACTATAATAGCTGGGGAATGGGACACTCGCACGTTTGCACTTCTCAGAAGCTTATAATGAATTGCATCTTTATTAAAACGTGAATGTATGAGCCATCTCTGACacgtttctttttcttccagaTGGCtatttaaccccccccccccccccccccaccccacacacacacacacacaactcgtTTAGATCCTCACTGGATTTATCTGCTTCTCTTATTGTAATGTAACGAACTCGGAACGAAGCTAATCAAGCTTGGCGGCATAGCGTGAAGCATAAATAAGCTTGTCCTCTCATCTCACATACACACTATACAATGCTGGCATCATTTATAATTACAAATCGTGCTAGCCAGGCAAATCTGCACATAAGTGATAAGTGTTGGTGGGTACTTATCTATGTGTCATATCCTCCCAAATCATCAAATCATAAAGAAACAATCGTTATGACTGAGTTGTTTTCCACAAACATACAGAGTTCAGGTGTATCTGGATAAAGTCAAATGGAACAAATATGTCGAGCAGCTTCCTCCATCTCAGAATAATCCACAGACCTTCTGCAAAGAGGTTTCATTGGAAGCAGTTCTaataaagaaacattaaaatgacTCTCTTTTCACACTTCTTTTATTGCCATGACCTATTAGAAATGTCTTATATGAGGGGGTGGTGGGGATACCTCAGCAGAATTTGAGTTGCATACTGGAATCTGCTTTGCACAATTAGAGGTGAGACAGGAAACTGTTGTGTTATGATTTGGGTGCACTGACTGTAGTTATAGTCAgtgcaaatatatatattagggttGAGCAAAAGAAGCTCAACTCTAATATATATTACTCACAAAGATGTTTTAGCTCATGTTAGCTCATGTTGTCTATTCCATTTACTATCCCAATTCCAAAAAGTTGgcatgctgtgtaaaatgtaaataaaaacagcatgcAATGATTTGGAATCTCATAATCTCACATTTGATTCACAAAAGAATCTAAAAATCATATCcaatatttaaactgagaaaatgtacaattttaagagaaaaaaatataaaagcttGTTTTCAAT
The window above is part of the Pelmatolapia mariae isolate MD_Pm_ZW linkage group LG14, Pm_UMD_F_2, whole genome shotgun sequence genome. Proteins encoded here:
- the LOC134641064 gene encoding transcription cofactor HES-6-like, coding for MAPSARPNGLGLDVKDEDESYCGIQKADRKTRKPLVEKKRRARINESLQELRTLLADTDFHSKMENAEVLELTVKKVEDILKNRKQEAETLNREANERFAAGYIQCMHEVHMFVSSCPGIDATVAAELLNHLLECMPLNEDHLQDMLTDLITDTSEGNSTSSTWHGGSEALCTSLASPGERSFSCGSSSALSPAPSSMSSEDLCSDLDETDSDHNQSSTEGMENREPPSMPTMTYPRSMWRPW